A section of the Akkermansia muciniphila genome encodes:
- the rffA gene encoding dTDP-4-amino-4,6-dideoxygalactose transaminase — MEIPFNQPHKHGPELDYIRDAIQRAHLCGDGYYTKKCHELLVERTGAGKALLVHSGTAALEMAALLIGCQPGDEIIMPSYTFVSTANAFVLRGAVPVFVDIRPDTQNIDETLIEAAITDRTRAICVVHYAGVACDMDAVMDIARRHRLYVIEDAAQGVGSCYKGRRLGSIGHLGCYSFHETKNVISGEGGALLVNDPDLMERAEIIREKGTNRAKFFRGQVDKYTWVDVGSSYLPGEMTAAYLYAQLEHGQEINGERLKWWNMYHRALEPLEKQGVLRRPCVPEHCVHNAHMYYILLNSLEERTSLIGKLAECGIKAVFHYIPLHSSPAGVRFGRCAGPMPHTDRTSETLLRLPLYYDLGEEGCREVLRAGFGLEEFEE, encoded by the coding sequence ATGGAGATTCCCTTCAACCAACCTCACAAACACGGTCCCGAACTGGATTACATCCGGGACGCCATCCAGCGTGCCCATTTATGCGGGGACGGCTATTATACGAAGAAATGCCATGAATTGCTCGTGGAGCGCACCGGGGCCGGGAAGGCCCTGCTGGTCCATTCCGGAACCGCGGCGCTGGAAATGGCCGCCCTGCTGATCGGCTGCCAGCCGGGAGACGAGATTATCATGCCTTCCTACACATTCGTTTCCACGGCGAACGCGTTTGTCCTGCGCGGCGCCGTTCCCGTCTTCGTGGACATCAGGCCGGATACCCAGAACATTGACGAAACGCTGATTGAAGCGGCCATTACGGACCGTACCCGCGCCATCTGCGTGGTTCATTACGCGGGGGTGGCGTGCGATATGGATGCCGTCATGGACATAGCCCGGCGGCACCGCCTGTATGTGATTGAAGATGCGGCCCAGGGCGTAGGCTCCTGCTACAAGGGACGCAGGCTCGGTTCCATCGGCCATTTGGGGTGCTACAGCTTCCATGAAACCAAGAATGTTATTTCAGGCGAGGGCGGCGCCCTGCTGGTGAATGACCCGGACCTGATGGAACGTGCGGAGATTATCCGGGAAAAAGGGACCAACCGGGCCAAGTTTTTCCGCGGCCAGGTGGACAAGTACACCTGGGTGGACGTAGGTTCCTCCTATCTTCCCGGGGAAATGACCGCCGCCTATCTGTACGCCCAGCTTGAGCACGGGCAGGAGATCAACGGGGAAAGGTTGAAGTGGTGGAACATGTACCACCGCGCGCTGGAACCTCTGGAAAAACAGGGCGTCCTGCGGCGTCCATGCGTTCCGGAACACTGCGTGCATAACGCGCACATGTATTACATCCTGCTCAATTCTCTGGAGGAGCGCACCAGCCTGATTGGCAAACTGGCGGAATGCGGAATCAAGGCCGTGTTCCACTACATCCCCCTCCATTCCTCCCCCGCCGGGGTGAGGTTCGGGCGTTGTGCCGGGCCCATGCCGCACACGGACCGCACCAGTGAAACGCTGCTGAGGCTTCCCCTGTATTATGACCTGGGGGAAGAGGGGTGCCGGGAAGTGCTGCGGGCCGGGTTTGGCCTGGAAGAGTTTGAAGAATGA
- a CDS encoding GNAT family N-acetyltransferase produces the protein MMKIHLVNVSDVDEAMRMQLRMWRNSDAVSPFFLLDQVTEDQHRAWLERNIRGEDALACVIYADRVPLGLVYLPWFDRAARRGEIGIYLYDRGFRELRPASAAYARMMELAAGDLGLERLCARILEDNSSSIRFHERMGFAHAPEEDGECAKNGERKRVLMYVKTL, from the coding sequence ATGATGAAGATTCACCTGGTCAACGTGTCCGATGTGGACGAGGCCATGCGCATGCAGCTCCGCATGTGGCGCAATTCCGATGCGGTCAGCCCTTTTTTTCTGCTGGACCAGGTGACGGAGGACCAGCACCGGGCATGGCTGGAAAGGAATATCCGCGGGGAGGACGCCCTTGCCTGCGTGATTTATGCGGACCGGGTTCCGCTGGGGCTGGTGTACCTGCCGTGGTTTGACCGCGCCGCGCGCCGCGGGGAGATAGGCATTTATCTGTATGACCGGGGATTCAGGGAACTGCGCCCGGCTTCCGCCGCGTATGCGCGGATGATGGAGCTGGCCGCGGGAGATTTGGGACTGGAAAGGCTGTGCGCACGGATTTTGGAAGACAATTCCAGCTCCATCCGCTTTCATGAGCGCATGGGGTTCGCCCATGCTCCGGAAGAGGACGGGGAATGCGCGAAGAACGGAGAGAGGAAGCGCGTTCTGATGTACGTAAAAACGTTATGA
- a CDS encoding glycosyltransferase family 2 protein translates to MTDPQVQLSIVATVYCTGSYLAEFCSRSFAAALEAGYDPSRTEVVLVNDGCPRGGLEDALKEREKDSRVRVVDLSRNFGHHLAMYVACEEARGERVFLIDSDLEEAPEWLGDFSREMEGTGADVVYGVQEKRKGGLFESVSGELFYTVFNLLSDQQITRNMVTARLMSARFLREMLKFQDREPFFFGLCVSAGFRQVPCMVKKASTSPTTYTFRKKMALAVNSVVSYSARPLVYISYFGMGVTLVAMLYVAWVLVRQLLYNVAPPGWASSVASIWLVGGLILMCLGVIGIYISKIYNETKHRPAVVVARRYE, encoded by the coding sequence ATGACTGATCCACAGGTTCAACTGTCCATCGTGGCTACCGTGTATTGCACGGGTTCCTATCTGGCGGAATTCTGTTCCCGCAGTTTTGCCGCCGCGCTTGAGGCGGGTTACGATCCCTCCCGTACGGAGGTGGTGCTGGTCAATGACGGCTGTCCGCGGGGAGGGCTGGAAGATGCCCTGAAGGAACGGGAAAAGGACAGCCGCGTGCGCGTGGTGGATTTGTCCCGCAACTTCGGCCACCATCTGGCCATGTATGTGGCGTGCGAGGAAGCACGGGGAGAACGTGTGTTCCTGATTGACAGTGATTTGGAGGAAGCTCCCGAGTGGCTGGGGGATTTTTCCCGGGAGATGGAAGGGACCGGGGCGGATGTGGTTTACGGCGTACAGGAGAAGAGGAAGGGCGGTCTGTTTGAATCTGTCTCCGGAGAGTTGTTTTATACGGTGTTCAACCTGCTTTCCGACCAGCAGATTACAAGGAACATGGTCACGGCGCGGCTGATGAGCGCGCGTTTCCTGCGGGAAATGCTGAAGTTCCAGGACCGGGAGCCCTTCTTCTTCGGCCTGTGCGTTTCCGCCGGCTTCCGGCAGGTGCCGTGCATGGTGAAGAAAGCCTCCACCTCCCCCACCACGTATACGTTCCGCAAGAAGATGGCGCTGGCGGTGAATTCCGTGGTCTCCTACAGCGCCAGGCCGCTGGTGTACATTTCCTACTTCGGCATGGGGGTGACGCTGGTTGCCATGCTGTACGTCGCGTGGGTGCTTGTCCGGCAGCTTCTGTATAATGTGGCCCCTCCGGGGTGGGCCTCCTCCGTGGCCTCCATCTGGCTGGTGGGTGGCCTGATCCTGATGTGCCTGGGAGTCATCGGCATCTACATCTCCAAGATTTACAATGAAACCAAGCACAGGCCCGCCGTGGTAGTGGCGCGCCGGTATGAGTGA
- a CDS encoding EamA family transporter: MINYLVLHLLFVIYALNTVLGRMAAPYGWTDWRKYAFLAGVLFLLGIYAAGWQVMLKKFNLGVAYANRSAVVLWGILLAWLCLGETLSWTLAAGAVLIISGIILVSTEEDAHE, encoded by the coding sequence ATGATCAACTACCTTGTCCTTCACCTCCTATTTGTCATTTACGCCCTGAATACCGTCCTGGGGCGCATGGCGGCCCCCTATGGCTGGACGGACTGGCGCAAGTACGCTTTCCTGGCCGGCGTGCTGTTCCTGCTGGGCATTTATGCGGCGGGATGGCAGGTGATGCTGAAAAAATTCAATCTGGGCGTGGCCTACGCCAACCGTTCCGCCGTCGTCCTCTGGGGTATTCTGCTGGCGTGGCTCTGCCTGGGGGAAACCCTCTCCTGGACGCTGGCGGCGGGGGCGGTGCTGATCATCAGCGGCATTATTCTGGTTTCCACGGAGGAGGACGCGCATGAATGA
- a CDS encoding multidrug ABC transporter, with protein MNEEFYIGLNLFSVFLASCTQVILKKSAMNERLTGISYFVNPATVTAYSIFLGCCLLTFYCLSHLPMITVNVLECSAYVYILFFDRIFFGKPITLRKIGGNLMIIAGIIICLNR; from the coding sequence ATGAATGAGGAATTCTACATCGGCCTGAACCTGTTTTCCGTTTTTCTGGCGTCCTGCACGCAGGTGATTCTGAAAAAATCCGCCATGAACGAACGGCTGACCGGCATTTCCTATTTCGTGAATCCGGCCACCGTGACGGCATATTCCATTTTCTTGGGCTGCTGCCTTCTGACGTTTTACTGCCTGTCCCACCTGCCGATGATTACGGTGAACGTGCTGGAGTGTTCCGCGTACGTGTACATCCTTTTCTTTGACCGGATTTTTTTCGGCAAGCCGATTACCTTGCGCAAGATAGGGGGGAACCTGATGATTATTGCGGGCATCATTATCTGCCTGAACCGCTGA
- the bioA gene encoding adenosylmethionine--8-amino-7-oxononanoate transaminase, which yields MNHSDWSKKDLEYIWHPCSQMKDYETLPPIVIERGQGINLYDVDGKRYLDVVSSWWCNLLGHSHPKINQAIKNQLDSLEHVIFANFSHKPAITLCEELMKKMPQGLCKFNFSDNGSGAIESSMKMSFQYHYQTGNRQKVRFMSLSDGYHGETLGALSVGGLDLYSELYKPLLLDIVRIPAPDCYRCPRGKKRGCCQAECIDAAQEAFARHGDECAALLVEPLLQGSAGMRMYPPAYLAKLRSLCDAYNVHLIADEIATGFGRTGSMFACDQAGISPDIMCLSKGLTGGYMPMSIAVTTQKIYDAFYADYREGKAFMHSHTYSGNPLGCSAALAVLKVLDEEQIIPRAQEKAPVFRRMIADALGDHPHVGEIRSLGLVNAIELVEDRETKKSFPSERRLGYQIYKEALKQGLLLRPLGDVLYFNPPLVISPEEMQEAVNICAACIRKVLG from the coding sequence ATGAATCACTCAGACTGGTCAAAAAAAGATCTGGAATACATCTGGCACCCCTGTTCCCAGATGAAGGATTATGAAACGCTGCCCCCCATCGTGATTGAGCGCGGGCAGGGAATCAACCTGTACGACGTGGACGGGAAGCGCTATCTGGACGTGGTCAGTTCCTGGTGGTGCAACCTGCTGGGGCACTCCCACCCTAAAATCAACCAGGCCATCAAGAACCAGCTTGATTCCCTGGAGCACGTCATCTTCGCCAATTTCTCCCACAAGCCGGCCATCACCCTGTGCGAGGAGCTGATGAAGAAGATGCCGCAGGGGCTCTGCAAGTTCAATTTTTCCGACAATGGCTCGGGAGCCATTGAATCCTCCATGAAGATGAGCTTCCAGTACCATTACCAGACCGGAAACCGCCAGAAGGTGCGCTTCATGTCCCTGAGCGACGGCTACCACGGGGAAACCCTGGGAGCCCTTTCCGTGGGAGGGCTGGACCTTTATTCGGAACTTTACAAGCCCCTCCTGCTGGACATCGTGCGCATTCCCGCTCCGGACTGCTACCGCTGCCCCAGGGGGAAAAAACGCGGCTGCTGCCAGGCGGAATGCATTGACGCTGCCCAGGAGGCGTTTGCGCGCCATGGGGACGAATGCGCCGCCCTGCTGGTGGAACCCCTGCTCCAGGGTTCCGCGGGCATGCGGATGTACCCCCCCGCCTATCTGGCAAAACTGCGCTCCCTGTGCGACGCCTATAACGTACATCTCATTGCGGATGAAATCGCCACCGGCTTCGGCCGCACGGGCAGCATGTTCGCCTGTGACCAAGCCGGCATCTCCCCGGACATCATGTGCCTCTCCAAGGGGCTGACGGGCGGCTACATGCCCATGTCCATCGCCGTCACCACGCAGAAAATTTATGACGCCTTTTATGCGGACTACCGGGAGGGGAAGGCTTTCATGCACAGCCATACCTATTCCGGCAATCCCCTGGGGTGCTCCGCCGCCCTGGCCGTGCTGAAAGTGCTGGACGAGGAACAAATTATTCCCCGGGCGCAGGAAAAGGCCCCCGTATTCCGCCGGATGATCGCAGACGCCCTGGGGGACCATCCCCACGTGGGGGAAATCCGCAGCCTGGGCCTGGTGAACGCCATTGAACTGGTGGAGGACAGGGAGACCAAAAAGAGTTTCCCGTCCGAACGGCGGCTGGGCTACCAGATTTACAAGGAAGCGCTTAAACAGGGTCTTCTCCTGCGCCCGCTGGGGGATGTCCTTTACTTCAATCCGCCTCTCGTCATCTCCCCGGAGGAAATGCAGGAGGCCGTAAACATCTGCGCCGCCTGCATCCGCAAGGTGCTGGGGTAA
- the bioB gene encoding biotin synthase BioB, with translation MSLTSSLLSRVLHGTSCTREELIALSREPLEELCQAANAIREHFCGNVFDLCTIINGRSGKCSENCKYCAQSAHYSTAVEEYPLLSDEALLAGARYNDERGILRYSIVTSGKRLTDADVEQLCASYRHIAERCGISLCASHGLISKKHCEQLKAAGVSRYHNNLETSRRNFPNVCTTHTYDDKLQTIKWAMEAGLEVCSGGIMGLGETLEDRIDMYMDIAALGIKSAPINFLTPIPGTPYADMIPLGEEDQLRIVALVRFIMPDGFVRIAAGRNTMKDHGRKIFMSGANAAISGDMLTTSGVTIREDLAMLAELGYEVRMK, from the coding sequence ATGAGTCTGACCTCTTCCCTCCTTTCCAGGGTGCTCCATGGCACTTCCTGCACCAGAGAAGAACTGATAGCCCTCAGCCGGGAACCGCTGGAGGAGCTGTGCCAGGCGGCCAACGCCATCCGGGAGCACTTCTGCGGAAACGTCTTCGACCTCTGCACCATCATCAACGGGCGCAGCGGCAAATGTTCGGAAAACTGCAAGTACTGCGCCCAGTCCGCCCATTACTCCACCGCGGTGGAGGAATACCCCCTCTTAAGTGATGAAGCCCTGCTGGCGGGCGCCAGGTACAATGATGAGCGGGGCATCCTGCGCTACTCCATCGTCACCTCCGGCAAGAGGCTGACGGATGCGGACGTGGAGCAGCTTTGCGCCAGCTACAGGCACATTGCGGAACGCTGCGGCATCTCCCTCTGCGCCTCCCACGGCCTCATCTCCAAAAAGCACTGTGAGCAATTGAAGGCCGCGGGCGTCTCCCGTTACCACAACAACCTGGAAACCTCCCGCCGCAATTTCCCGAACGTATGCACCACCCACACGTACGACGACAAGCTGCAAACCATCAAGTGGGCCATGGAAGCCGGGCTGGAAGTGTGCAGCGGCGGCATCATGGGGCTGGGGGAAACCCTGGAGGACCGGATAGACATGTACATGGACATCGCCGCGCTGGGCATCAAGTCCGCACCCATCAATTTCCTGACGCCCATCCCCGGTACGCCGTACGCGGACATGATCCCGCTGGGGGAGGAAGACCAGCTGCGCATCGTGGCCCTGGTGCGGTTCATCATGCCGGACGGCTTCGTCCGCATCGCCGCAGGGCGGAATACCATGAAGGACCACGGCAGGAAAATCTTCATGTCCGGAGCCAACGCGGCCATCTCCGGGGACATGCTCACCACCTCCGGAGTCACTATCCGGGAAGACCTGGCCATGCTTGCGGAGCTGGGCTATGAAGTCCGCATGAAGTAA